The segment GGCGGCGACCGCGATGCCGCCCGGGGCTACGCCCTATATGTGGATTGGACCAACCGGTTGGTGACCAGCGAGGCCATTTCCCTGAACCGTTTTGTGGAATCCCCGTTCGCGTTTCCTTCCGTCATGTTCCGGCGGGAACTCTTTCTGGAGCACGGCGGATTCCGGGACGGCGACTTTCCCGAGGACTATGAATTCCTGCTCCGGCTCATGGACCGGGGGGTGCTCATGGAAAAGGTGGATGCGGAGCTGCTGGTCTGGAATGACCCTCCGTCCCGCCTGACACGCACCGACCCACGCTACGACCCGGCCGCGTTCTACCGCGTCAAAGCCAAGTACCTGGCGCGCTGGCTGGCGCAACATAACCCCGACCATCCGCGGGTGGGCGTGCTGGGAGCGGGTCGGCCAACGCGCAAACGGGCCGAGATGCTTTCGGAATATGGCATTGAAATCACTGAGTATTACGACCTTGATCCGCGCAAGGTGGGTCAGGTGATCCAGGGGCGACCGGTTCGCCACCGGGACGAAGTGCCGCCGCCGGGACGCCGTTTTCTGCTGTCCTATGTGGCTTCCCGCGGGGCGCGGGAAGATATCGGCGCGTTCCTGCGCTCCCGTCGCTACAACCTGGGCCGGGACTGGCTCGCCGTGGCCTGAGCCGGATACGCGCTTTTCTGCGGGCAGGCTCTATGCCTGGCCCGCCTCGTCGTCCAGATTCCCGGGCAGGCCCATGACCCAATCCCGAATTTCATCCCGAACCCGGCGATAGACCTGCATGGTTTCCGCCCGGTCTGCGGCGGAGCGGGCCAGTTCCGGTGGATCGTCAAACCCCTTGTGTACGCGCCTGGTCCTGCCCGGGAAAAAAGGACAGTGCTCCTTGGCGTGTCCGCAGAGCGTGACCACATAATCAAACGTCTCTTCGGACAGCTCCTCCAGTCGCTTAGAGGTTTGGCCCGAGATATCCACGCCCGCCTCGGCCATGACCTCAACGGCCAGTGGATCCAGCCCGCGCGCCACCACTCCGGCGGAAAAAGCGGTCAATTCCGGCCGCAACGCCCTGGCAAATCCCTCGGCCATCTGGCTGCGGCAGGAGTTACCCGTGCAGAGAAATAAAATACGAACCGACTCTTGCATGCCTACTCCGAAAACGGGCTGTCCGTCCGAAACGATCCGGTAAAGGGATTGCGGACCCGCTCCTTGATGCTCTCGCGAATGGCGCGCACCTGGGCGAGTTTTTCCTCATGCGACCCGGTCACCTTGGCCGGATCGGGAAACGGCCAGTGCCAACGATTGGCCACGCCCGGGAAAACCGGACACTTCTTTTCCTGCTCGTCATCGCACACCGTGATCACATAATCATAGAGCCGCCCGGCGCGAAACAGATCAAACACGGATTGGGTACGCTTTTCGGACAGGTCAATGCCTTCCTCCTGCATGACCTCCACCACCAAGGGATTGATCTGCGTAGGTTCCAACCCCGCGCTCTCCACCTCGAATTCCTCGCCGCCGAAACGTTGCAGCAGCGCCTCGGCCATCTGGCTGCGGGCGCTGTTGTGGTTGCAAATGAACAGGACACGTACCTTGCTCATGAACGGACCTCCCCGGACCGGGTTGCAGATGACGCCATGGCCGGAACATCCCGGCGCTGGGCCGTAACGAAATGTTTCGGTCCACAGTGGCGTATTCGGGACCATGCCGCAAACCCCGGCTGAAATCGTGCCGATTGCGTGACATTTTTTCCCGCAATATTCCGGGAAGATGCATAAGCAGAAAAGGAAAAACACGGCGGGATCGGATGTTCGTAGCCGGCTACGGACCACGAACCATTCACCAAAGAGGCATGCAGGGGAGGAGGGACAAAACCGGCGGCTCGCTGGTGCGATCCCGGAAAACAAAAACAGGATGCCCGAGATCAGCCCAGGGCGGGTTCGGCCTGGCGCAAGCGATACAGAATCGCCTTGCCCAGCCGAAGCTGCTCGAAATCGTCGGAAAGGCCGTACACGCTCTCAGTGGAACCGAGCACCAGATGTCCCCGGGGACGCAACACGTCGCGGAACCGCGTTACAATGGTGCGCTTGGTTTCCTGGTCGAAATAAATCAGTACGTTACGACAAAAGACCGTTTCAAAGCTGCCCAAATCGGAATAGTCGGCAAGCAGATTGAACTGCCGGAACTCCACCATCTGCTGCAACTCCGGGGCTGCCTTGAAGCGACCGGCCCGGGGGGTGAAGTATTTCCGAAAATTCTCCGGCAGACCGCGGGAAAGTTCGAATTCGGAATATTCCCCGGTGATGGCGCGGGCCAACGCCCGGGCGGAAATGTCCGTGGCCAGGATGGAAAAATCCTCGGCGCGCAGCCCGTTTCCAGGATTCCGTTCCAGATGTTCGCGGATGATCATGGCCAGGGTCAGCGGCTCCTGCCCCGTGGACGCGGCAGCGGACCAAATCCGCACGGGCCGCTTGTCTCCGCGCAACTGCCGCTTGATCACTGTTTTGCACAGTTCCGGAAGAATGTGCTCCCGAAAGGACTCAAAGGGGTGCTGGTCGCGGAAGAAGCTGGTTTCATTGGTAGTGATGGCGGAGATGATGTCGTTGCGCAGTTTGGACGTGCCGTCGCGCAGCAAGAACTCGTAGAATTCGCGCCAGGATTCCGCCCCGGTGGCGGCCAGGAGCGATCCCAACCGCTGGGTGATCAAATATTCTTTGGTATCCGGGATGTGCAACCCGCACAGCTCATAAATATAGCGGCGCAGGTCATTGAAATCATTGGCAGTCAACTCCATTGGTCCCGGCCTCCCTTTGTTTTGATGTTCAACGAATCCCTCACGCGAACCGCTTCAGCAACGTGCAGCGCAAAGCGCGGCAATCATCCGGGCCAACGCGCCGCAACACGGCGCAGGGGTCCGGCTCCATCCCCGCGGCAGGATGGAGGGACCATGCCGAGCGTTCTGCTAGGGCATGAGCGGGGCAGCCTGCAGTCCGGCGGCCGGTTCCAGCCCGAGCATCAGGTTGGCGTTGACCACGGCCTGCCCGGACGCTCCCCGGCACAGGTTGTCGATGGCGGCCAGAATGATCAGCCGATTGGTTCGGGAATCCAGCACCACGCCGATGTCGCAGAAATTCGTGCCGCGCACCCAGCGGGTTTCGGGCAGGGTTCCCTCAGGCAGCACACGCACCCAGGGTTCACCGTGATATTGTTCACCATAGGCGGCGCGTACCGTCTCCAGATCCGTCCCCGGGCGCAGCCGGGTATAGATGGTGCTCAAAATCCCCCGGTCGATGGGCAGCAAGTGCGTGTTAAAGGACACGGTCAGCGACGCCCCCGCCGCCTTGGACAATTCCTGTTCGATCTCCGGGGTGTGGCGGTGCGTTCCCAGGCCATAGGCGCGGAACGAGTCGTGCACCTCGCAAAACAGGGAGCCGACCTTGGCCTTGCGTCCCGCCCCCGAGGTGCCGGATTTGGAATCAATGACGATCCCGTCCGTTTCCACCAATCCCCGGGCCAATACCGGGCAGAGACCGAGGATGGCCGACGTGGGGTAGCAGCCGGGGTTGGCCACCAGATCCGCTGAAACGATTTCCTCGCGGTACAGCTCGGGCAGGCCGTACACGGCCTCTTCCAGGCGGTGGGCGCGGGTGTGCTCCGTGGCGTACCACTGTTCATACACGGCCTTGTCATTGATGCGGAAGTCCGCGGAGAGGTCCACGACCTTGACGTTTTCGCAGAGCAGGGCGTCGGCCATTTCCATGGCTGTCTTATGTGGCACGGCCAGAAAGACGAGTCGGCAGCGGGAGGCCAGTTCCCGGGGGCTGGGCAGGCTGATTTCCAGGGCGCCCGGTCCGGTGCCGCGCAGGAACGGATAGATATCCTCCAGCCGCTTGCCCGCTTCCTTGCGGGACGTGACGCTGACGAGTTCCAGGCCGGGATGCCCGGCCAGAATCCGGGCCAATTCCATGCCCGTGTAGCCGGTGACGCCCACCAATCCCACGGGAATCCGATTGCTCATTTCAATGCTCCGCTACTTGGACTTGTTCACGTATTTCATGCGCAGGTTATACAGCATTTCGCACAGGAGACGGCTTTCCTCGTCGGTCAGCCCCTGTTCGAACTTCTGTTGCAGCATGGCGATGATGTCGATGGTATGCTTGGCGATATGCGGCATGTATTCCGTCCGTCCGGTACCCGGGTCCTCGGTTTCCCCCAGGGCCACCAATGCCGAGGAGGACAACGACATCAAAAAGGTTTTGAAGTCCACTTCCGGCAAGGGCATGCCCTTTAAATAATCCTTGCACGTTTTTTCGTCGCTCATCCTGTCCTCCGGTGTCGGGGTTTGCGGGAGTGTAGCCAATCCCCCCCCGCGCATCAAGCCCGGAAAGTCGCATCGGAAAAGCGAATTTCCAATCGGTTTCAAGATGTTGCACCGCCCGTTCCAAACCCTCCAAATGAAAACCGCGCAAAGATAACGCAACAAGCGTTGCCGGGCGTTGCCAGAAAATCCACGACAAGCTATACAGTGATGTAGAGGACCATCCCAGGCACGAGAGAGGAGCACTATGGACAATACCAGGGACGCCCAGGGCATTTTGCTGGAAAGCGGCACCAACGAAGTTGAAATTTTGGAGTTTTTCCTTGGCGGGCAGAGCTATGGGATCAATGTTTCCAAAATTTTACAAATCATCTCCTTTGAGGAGGAGCGCTTCACCCGGACGCCCGACGCGGACCCGGCCATGCCCGGCGTGTTGCTCTGGCGCGAAAAAACCCTCCCGTTCATCGACCTCTACGCGGCCCTGAACGTACGCCACCGCGACGACGTGGAACGGCCCATCGCCCTGGTCACGGAATTCAACGACCTGACATGCAGTTTTCTCACCGATGGCGTGAACCGCATCCACCGCATCGGCTGGGACAAAATCGACCCGCTGGACGGGTATATGAACCAGTTCTCGTCGCACTTCACCGGGTCCGTGCATGTGGGCGACAAAGACGTGCTCCTGGTGGACTTTGAATACCTGGTGGCCAACTTCTTCCCGGAAACCAAGCTGGATTCGGACTCGCAAATGGCCCTGCCCGAGGAGGCCACCCCGGAAATGCGCTCGGGAAAACACGTGGTGCTTGCCGAGGATTCCCCGTTCATCCGGCACACCATCCTGACCATTCTCCAGCAATCCGGGTACACGGACGTCCAGCCCTTTGAAAACGGCCTTGCCGCCAGCGAGTACCTGAACGCCAAGAAAAAGCAGGCCGAGGAGCAAAACATCCCGGTAGGCGACATGGTGAACCTGATCATCACGGACATTGAAATGCCCCAGCTGGACGGTCTGACCCTCTGCCGACGCATCAAGGAAGATCCCTTCTACGGGCAGACCCCGGTGATCATCTTCAGTTCCCTGATCAATGAGCAAATGGCCGTGAAATGCCGCGAGGTGGGGGCCGATGCCTTCATCACCAAGCCCCGCATGGTGCAGCTGGTGGGGACGCTGGACAATCTGCTTTTTGAGCTGGCTCCCGCCGAAGACCAGGGGGAACCCCCGTCCGGCACCGCCTAGCTAGACGTTGCAAAAACCAACACCGCCCGAAGACCGGCCGCCACCGGGCTGCTACGCTCCGCCGCCCTGGCGCAGTCCGAGCCGCTCCAGTTCGTCGTGGATCTCGTTGCGCAGGGTCTGCTTGTCCGCGGCCCAGGCCGGAGCAACCAGCTCCCCGGGCGCGGGATCGCCGTTGAGCCGGTGAATCACGATGTCGGGCCGAAGCAGCCCCAAAGCGCGGCACACGCTCTGCACATAGGTCCGCTTATCCCACAATTCCAATCCGCCGCCTGCCAGCTCCCGTTCCAGGGGCGTGTTGCGGCAGACGTACAAATTGTGGAACTTGACCCCGGCCACGGGCAGGGCGTCGAGGAACCGGACGCTGCGTAAAAAATCCTCCGGCCCTTCCCCGGGCAACCCACCGATGAGATGCGCGCAGACCTTCAGTCCGCGCTGTGCGGCCGCTTCAGCGGCTGCGGCAAAGCAGGCCGCATCATGCCCCCGGTTGATGCGTTGCAGGGTGTGGTCGTTGCTGCTCTGCAAGCCCAGATCCAGCCAGGTTTCCCCCTCCACCTGCGCCAGCAGATCCAACTTGGCCGCGTCCAGACAGTCCGGCCGTGTGCCGATGCACAGCCCCACCCGTCCGGGCAGATCGCGAATCTGGTCAAGACTGTTTTGCAGCTTCTCCAACGGTCCGTAGGTATTGGAAAAGGATTGCAGATACGCAAGAAAGAGCCGGGCCTTGTATCGCTTGCCCAGACGGGCGCGCCAATGTTCCCACTGGTCGGCCAGATCCATGCCCTGGGCCAGCAGCCCGGAACCGGACCCCCGGGCGTTGCAAAACGTACAGCCCGTGCGGGAAAGCGTGCCGTCCCGGTTGGGACAAAAAAAGCCCGCGTCCAGCGGAATCTTTTGCACGCGTTCCCCGAATCGGGCGCGCAGATACGCGGAAAGAGCGAGATACGGGGTATGCTGATTCATGGCGGTGAATGCGGCGGGCTGTTGCCCCCCAAGGTTTCTTCTGTTAGGTCAATTGCATCATCGCTTGTGGCAGGCGCCGAAGCGCATGTCCAGCCAGGGCGATACCATCCGTTCACCTCGCAGGGGAAGCACATCGAATGAAAGTTTTCGACAAATTTGTAGGCTCGTTTTCAACGGATCTCGCCATCGACCTGGGGACGGCCAATACGCTGGTGTATGTGAAAGGCAAGGGAGTGTTGCTCTCCGAACCTTCCGTGGTTGCCGTGAAAAAAGACTCACGCGGAGGCAAGACCGTCCTGGCCGTGGGTGCCGAAGCCAAAAAAATGCTCGGCCGCACTCCCGGCAACATCGTGGCCATCCGGCCCATGAAGGACGGCGTCATTGCGGACTTTGAAGTCACTGAAGCCATGTTGCGCCACTTCATCGCCAAAGTCCACAACTCCCGCCGTCTGGTGCGCCCCCGGATCATGATCTGCGTACCCACGGGCATCACCCAGGTGGAAAAACGGGCCGTGCGCGAATCCGCGCAGTCCGCCGGCGCCCGCGAGGTCTACCTCATTGAGGAACCCATGGCCGCGGCCATTGGCGCGGACCTGCCCATCACCGAACCCACCTCCAATATGGTGGTGGACATCGGCGGCGGCACCACGGAAATCGCGGTCATCTCCCTTTCCGGCATCGTCTATGCCAAAAGCGTACGCATCGGCGGCGACAAGATGGACGAAGCCATCATGCAGTACGTCAAACGCAAGTACAACATGCTCATCGGAGAATCCACGGCCGAGGAAATCAAGATGACCGTCGGCTCGGCCTACCCCGTGGACGGCGAACGCGAAATGGAAATCAAGGGACGCGATCTGGTCACGGGCATCCCCCAAAACCGCACCGTCAACGATGAGGAAGTACGCGAGGCCATTGCCGAACAGGTGGATGGCATTGTGCAGGGAGTGCGCATCGCCCTGGAACAGACCCCGCCGGAACTGGCTGCGGACATCGTGGACCGGGGCATCGTGCTCACGGGCGGCGGCGCTCTGCTCAACGGCCTGGACGCCCTGCTCCAACACGAAACCCAGCTGCCCATTACCGTGGTGGATGATCCGCTCACGGCCGTGGTGCTCGGATCGGGCCGCGCCCTGGACAATATCGACCTCTACCGCGAAATTTGCTCGGACTAGCCCGTGAGGCCGCGCCGGCTCGCCGTCATCGCCCTGGCCGGGTTGTTTCTCTACCTGGCCCTCTACACCTGGAACCTGCGGACCGGGCATCTTGACGCACTCACGTCAGTGACCGGACTGGAGGTAACGGGCTGGGCCTTGCAGCCGGGCCGCTGGATCGCGGACAAAACCTCCGACGCCTGGCATCAGTATGCCTTTCTTGTGGGCGTGGAGAGGGAAAACGAACGCCTGCGCCAAGAGCTGGACCGCATCGCCCTGGAAAACGTCGCCCTGCGCGAACAGGCCGCGGCAACACGACGGTTGGAACGGCTGCTGCGCTTCCACCCCCCCAAAGGCTGGACCACGGAAGGCGTGCGCGTTGTGGCGCAACGAATGGGACCGGCCGCCGCCCTGGAAAGCATCCTGGTGGACAAAGGCATGTTCAGCGGCGTTGCCGACGACATGCCCCTGGTCACCACCCGGGGCGTGGTGGGCCGCGTCATGGAAAGCGGCGTTTCCATTTCGCAGGTGCTTCTGCTCACGGACGTGAACAGCGCCGTGGCCGTGGTGGGCCAGGAACACCGCACCAAGGGCGTGGCCTTCGGCCGCGGCCCGGGCAAGGAGCTGGCCATCCGGTATATGAACATCAACGCGGAACTGCAGCCCGGCGAACTGCTGGTCACCTCGGGCATGGACGGCATCTTCCCCAAAGGCCTGCCCGTGGCCGTGATCACCCGCGTGGACCGCTCCGAACTTTCCCTGTTCCTGGATGTCTCGGCCCGTCCGCTGGTGGATGTGCGCGAACTGGAAGAGGCGTTGCTCATGCGTCCGGCGGTCAAGGCCACCGGAGGGCATTGAGATGCTCGGCCTGATCTGGTGGCTGCTCTACTGCCTGGTGGCGGTCTGGCTGCAATATTTTTTCCCTGGCCTGGATTTCATTGTTCCGGGCGTGGTGGTCAGCCTGCAGGAAGAAAACTGGTGGCGAAGCTCGGCCTGGCTGGTGGGCTTTGCCGTGCTGCTCCAGGACGGCATGGGTGGCCTCGGGTTCGGATACGGGCTGGCCTGGTACGGCCTGATCCTGCTTGTTTTTGAGCTGGGCCGCCGTTTCTTCGATCCACGCAGCGGCGCACTGGTCGGGGTGTTGGCCGTGTTTCTCGGCCTGCTGCACTTCAGCCTGACCTATTCCCTGACCCAGTTGGAAGGAATGGGCTTCACCTGGGAACACGCCCTCTGGGAATCCGTGGCCCAGGCCGCCTTGTTCCCGCCTCTTTGGTACATCATCCATAAAATTTTCCCGGAGCGATTGAAGGAAGATGAGCGGACTGCTTAGCCCCCAGGACAAGGAACCACCCCGTCACGGGCAATTGCTGCTGCAACTGCTTGTCCTGCTGCTGTTCGGCCTGTTCACGCTCCGGTTCTGGTACCTTCAGGTGCATGAGGGCCGGGAGTTTGCCCGCAAGGCGCGGGCCAACCAGCTCCGCCAGGAACACGTCTACGCTCCGCGCGGACTCATCCGGGCGCGAGACGGGGAGCTGCTGGCCACCAACGAACCCGCCTATGCCCTGGGCATCGTGCGCGAGGAATGCCAGGACGTGGAAGCCACTCTGGACATGGTCAGCCGCTGGCTGGACCTGGACCGGAAAAAGGTGGAGCGCGTCTACCTCCGCGGCCGGGGCAAGGTCAAACCATTCGAGCCGCTGATCATCAGCCAGGATTTGAGCTTTGAACAAGTGGCCGCTGTGGAGGCCAACAAACTCCGCTGGCCCGGGCTGGAAATCCTGGTCCGCTCCCGCCGCAACTATGCCTTTGGGGAACTGTTTTGCCATGTGCTCGGCTACGTGGCCGAGGCCAATGAAAACGAATTGGAAGCCGATCCCGGGCTTTCCCTGGGCGACCACGTGGGCAAGCTCGGGCTGGAACAGGTCTTGGAACCGCAGTTGCGCGGGGTCAAGGGCGTACGCGAATTCGAAGTGGACGTGACCGGCCGCCGCATGGCCGAGGTGAACACCCAGCCCCCCGAGGCCGGGCAGGATGTGACCCTGTCCATCGACCTGGGTCTGCAGCAGCTCGTGCACGACGCCATGCAAGGCAAGGAAGGCGTGGTGGTGGTCATGGATTCCGACACCGGCCAGATCATGGCCCTGGTCAGTGCGCCCACTTTTGACGCGAACCATTTTACCGGCGGCATCAGTACCAAGGAATGGCGCGCCCTTTCCGATGACCCCATGCACCCCCTGCTCAACCGGGTCACACAGTCCGCCTACCCGCCGGGTTCGGTGTTCAAGCTGGTCATGGCCGGATGCGGCCTGCACGAAAACATGCTCAATCCCTCGGAAACGGTCTTTTGTCCCGGGTATCTGAAACTCGGCAGCCACACCTTTCGCTGCTGGCGACGCGGCGGACACGGCAACGTGAACCTGCGCCGCGCCCTGGTGGAGTCCTGCGACGTCTATTTTTACCGCCTGGGCATGAAGCTGGGCGTGGACCGCATCAGCAAATTCTCGTTTGCCGCGGGGTTTGGCAAGCCCACGGGCATTGACCTGCCCCATGAAAAGGGCGGCAACATCCCCACCCGGGAATGGAAGGAAAAAACCTTTGGCGAACGCTGGCAAAAAGGCGAGGATTTAAACTTTTCCATCGGCCAGGGCTATACGCTGGTCACCCCGCTTCAGGTGGCGCGCTACATTTCCGCCCTGATCAACGGCGGCAAGCTGCTCAAACCGCAACTGCTGGCCGACGCACCACCCGAGGTGCAAAGCGATGTCCCCCTGGACGAATATCAACGCATGCTGATCAAAAGCGCCATGGTGCATACCGTGGTGGACCCCTCCGGCACCTGCTGGCGCGCCCGCACGCCCGGCGTGACCGTGGGAGCCAAAACCGGCACGGCGCAGGTCACCCGGCTCACGGACGAACTCAAGGCCATGAAGGATCATGAAATCCCCTACCGGCTGCGCGACCACGCCTGGATGGCCGGATTCGGCGAACGGGACGGGCGGCGCTACGCCGTGGTGGTCATGGTGGAGCATGGCCTGCACGGATCCTCGGGTGCCGGTCCGGTGGTCAAGGCCTGTCTGGATTACCTGTTTCCCCGCGCCAAGCGCGGACATCGGTAGGGTGCCATGGAACGCAAGATGCTGCTCTCCATCAATTGGCCCCTTGTGGGCATCACGGC is part of the Paucidesulfovibrio gracilis DSM 16080 genome and harbors:
- a CDS encoding glycosyltransferase codes for the protein MLHQRRKTSTPLVSVAMPCWNAESTLPACLDSLLAQTWTDFEIVAVDDGSKDNTSNVLREYARRDARVRPFRIRHGGVAVAANTALEKSRGRFVARMDADDLALPERLASQVSWLATRPKLGLVGSRVRFGGDRDAARGYALYVDWTNRLVTSEAISLNRFVESPFAFPSVMFRRELFLEHGGFRDGDFPEDYEFLLRLMDRGVLMEKVDAELLVWNDPPSRLTRTDPRYDPAAFYRVKAKYLARWLAQHNPDHPRVGVLGAGRPTRKRAEMLSEYGIEITEYYDLDPRKVGQVIQGRPVRHRDEVPPPGRRFLLSYVASRGAREDIGAFLRSRRYNLGRDWLAVA
- a CDS encoding arsenate reductase ArsC, with the protein product MQESVRILFLCTGNSCRSQMAEGFARALRPELTAFSAGVVARGLDPLAVEVMAEAGVDISGQTSKRLEELSEETFDYVVTLCGHAKEHCPFFPGRTRRVHKGFDDPPELARSAADRAETMQVYRRVRDEIRDWVMGLPGNLDDEAGQA
- a CDS encoding arsenate reductase ArsC; translation: MSKVRVLFICNHNSARSQMAEALLQRFGGEEFEVESAGLEPTQINPLVVEVMQEEGIDLSEKRTQSVFDLFRAGRLYDYVITVCDDEQEKKCPVFPGVANRWHWPFPDPAKVTGSHEEKLAQVRAIRESIKERVRNPFTGSFRTDSPFSE
- a CDS encoding CheR family methyltransferase, yielding MELTANDFNDLRRYIYELCGLHIPDTKEYLITQRLGSLLAATGAESWREFYEFLLRDGTSKLRNDIISAITTNETSFFRDQHPFESFREHILPELCKTVIKRQLRGDKRPVRIWSAAASTGQEPLTLAMIIREHLERNPGNGLRAEDFSILATDISARALARAITGEYSEFELSRGLPENFRKYFTPRAGRFKAAPELQQMVEFRQFNLLADYSDLGSFETVFCRNVLIYFDQETKRTIVTRFRDVLRPRGHLVLGSTESVYGLSDDFEQLRLGKAILYRLRQAEPALG
- the argC gene encoding N-acetyl-gamma-glutamyl-phosphate reductase — its product is MSNRIPVGLVGVTGYTGMELARILAGHPGLELVSVTSRKEAGKRLEDIYPFLRGTGPGALEISLPSPRELASRCRLVFLAVPHKTAMEMADALLCENVKVVDLSADFRINDKAVYEQWYATEHTRAHRLEEAVYGLPELYREEIVSADLVANPGCYPTSAILGLCPVLARGLVETDGIVIDSKSGTSGAGRKAKVGSLFCEVHDSFRAYGLGTHRHTPEIEQELSKAAGASLTVSFNTHLLPIDRGILSTIYTRLRPGTDLETVRAAYGEQYHGEPWVRVLPEGTLPETRWVRGTNFCDIGVVLDSRTNRLIILAAIDNLCRGASGQAVVNANLMLGLEPAAGLQAAPLMP
- a CDS encoding DUF1844 domain-containing protein, which translates into the protein MSDEKTCKDYLKGMPLPEVDFKTFLMSLSSSALVALGETEDPGTGRTEYMPHIAKHTIDIIAMLQQKFEQGLTDEESRLLCEMLYNLRMKYVNKSK
- a CDS encoding chemotaxis protein CheV, translating into MDNTRDAQGILLESGTNEVEILEFFLGGQSYGINVSKILQIISFEEERFTRTPDADPAMPGVLLWREKTLPFIDLYAALNVRHRDDVERPIALVTEFNDLTCSFLTDGVNRIHRIGWDKIDPLDGYMNQFSSHFTGSVHVGDKDVLLVDFEYLVANFFPETKLDSDSQMALPEEATPEMRSGKHVVLAEDSPFIRHTILTILQQSGYTDVQPFENGLAASEYLNAKKKQAEEQNIPVGDMVNLIITDIEMPQLDGLTLCRRIKEDPFYGQTPVIIFSSLINEQMAVKCREVGADAFITKPRMVQLVGTLDNLLFELAPAEDQGEPPSGTA
- a CDS encoding TIGR01212 family radical SAM protein (This family includes YhcC from E. coli K-12, an uncharacterized radical SAM protein.); its protein translation is MNQHTPYLALSAYLRARFGERVQKIPLDAGFFCPNRDGTLSRTGCTFCNARGSGSGLLAQGMDLADQWEHWRARLGKRYKARLFLAYLQSFSNTYGPLEKLQNSLDQIRDLPGRVGLCIGTRPDCLDAAKLDLLAQVEGETWLDLGLQSSNDHTLQRINRGHDAACFAAAAEAAAQRGLKVCAHLIGGLPGEGPEDFLRSVRFLDALPVAGVKFHNLYVCRNTPLERELAGGGLELWDKRTYVQSVCRALGLLRPDIVIHRLNGDPAPGELVAPAWAADKQTLRNEIHDELERLGLRQGGGA
- a CDS encoding rod shape-determining protein — protein: MKVFDKFVGSFSTDLAIDLGTANTLVYVKGKGVLLSEPSVVAVKKDSRGGKTVLAVGAEAKKMLGRTPGNIVAIRPMKDGVIADFEVTEAMLRHFIAKVHNSRRLVRPRIMICVPTGITQVEKRAVRESAQSAGAREVYLIEEPMAAAIGADLPITEPTSNMVVDIGGGTTEIAVISLSGIVYAKSVRIGGDKMDEAIMQYVKRKYNMLIGESTAEEIKMTVGSAYPVDGEREMEIKGRDLVTGIPQNRTVNDEEVREAIAEQVDGIVQGVRIALEQTPPELAADIVDRGIVLTGGGALLNGLDALLQHETQLPITVVDDPLTAVVLGSGRALDNIDLYREICSD
- the mreC gene encoding rod shape-determining protein MreC, with protein sequence MRPRRLAVIALAGLFLYLALYTWNLRTGHLDALTSVTGLEVTGWALQPGRWIADKTSDAWHQYAFLVGVERENERLRQELDRIALENVALREQAAATRRLERLLRFHPPKGWTTEGVRVVAQRMGPAAALESILVDKGMFSGVADDMPLVTTRGVVGRVMESGVSISQVLLLTDVNSAVAVVGQEHRTKGVAFGRGPGKELAIRYMNINAELQPGELLVTSGMDGIFPKGLPVAVITRVDRSELSLFLDVSARPLVDVRELEEALLMRPAVKATGGH
- the mrdA gene encoding penicillin-binding protein 2; the encoded protein is MSGLLSPQDKEPPRHGQLLLQLLVLLLFGLFTLRFWYLQVHEGREFARKARANQLRQEHVYAPRGLIRARDGELLATNEPAYALGIVREECQDVEATLDMVSRWLDLDRKKVERVYLRGRGKVKPFEPLIISQDLSFEQVAAVEANKLRWPGLEILVRSRRNYAFGELFCHVLGYVAEANENELEADPGLSLGDHVGKLGLEQVLEPQLRGVKGVREFEVDVTGRRMAEVNTQPPEAGQDVTLSIDLGLQQLVHDAMQGKEGVVVVMDSDTGQIMALVSAPTFDANHFTGGISTKEWRALSDDPMHPLLNRVTQSAYPPGSVFKLVMAGCGLHENMLNPSETVFCPGYLKLGSHTFRCWRRGGHGNVNLRRALVESCDVYFYRLGMKLGVDRISKFSFAAGFGKPTGIDLPHEKGGNIPTREWKEKTFGERWQKGEDLNFSIGQGYTLVTPLQVARYISALINGGKLLKPQLLADAPPEVQSDVPLDEYQRMLIKSAMVHTVVDPSGTCWRARTPGVTVGAKTGTAQVTRLTDELKAMKDHEIPYRLRDHAWMAGFGERDGRRYAVVVMVEHGLHGSSGAGPVVKACLDYLFPRAKRGHR